TCGTGATCTCGGGCGTTTGGCGTGATCGGTTGCCGTTGCTGGGCAACGATGGCTTCGCTTTGCACATCGATGGTTAGATCGGCTGCGGCGATTCGGATTGCTGGCTGAGGCGATACTGCCGAGGAAGGTGGCAACGATGCCATCGATCCGAAGGCGAAGAAGCGCCCGGATCTCCGATCGCGTCGAGCGAGTGGACGAGCCAGTGGCGTAAGAGATTGCTTGCTGAGCGCAGCCCCAGCTCACGGATAGCGTGTAAGGTGCACGGTGGTGCCCAATACTTCTGCTCTGCCCTCGTCTGGGGCCCCGACGCTGTTGGCCCTTGGGGTCGGATCTGAACGCAGCGAAGGCTGTTTCGATTTGTGATCGTGCGACAGAGCCGATTTGGGCGTGTGGGCGGAATGATCCTGATCAAACTCCACGTCAGGTGGACTTCTGCTCGGCGGGACGATAGCGTAAAGGGACGGAAGCAACAGGACTTACGAGGAGGTAATGATGACGGAAGGGATGCGGATCGAACACGATTCCATGGGCGAGATCGAGGTGCCAGCAAGTGCACTGTGGGGCGCACAGACACAACGAGCAGTGCAAAATTTTCCGATCTCTGGCCAACGGTTGCCGATGTCGCTGATCAGGGGGTTGGTCTGGGTGAAGTGGGCCGCGGCCAAAACGAACGCGCAGTTAGGGATCCTCGAGCCATCCATCAGCGAAGCGATCGTCGGCGCCTGTGAGGATGTGCTGGAGGGAGCGTACGACGACCAGTTCCCGATCGACATCTATCAGACAGGGTCCGGCACTTCATCAAATATGAATGTCAATGAGGTTATTGCCCATCTGGCGAGCGAACGTCTCGGTCGTGAGGTCCGCCCGAACGACCATGTGAATGCGTCCCAGTCGTCTAACGACGTGTTTCCGACCGCGCTGCACCTTGGTGTCCTGCTCGAACTCGATAACGCACTACTGCCGGCACTCGGCAGACTTGCTGATGGTCTCGACGCCAAGACGGTGGAGTTCGCCGAGGTTGTGAAGTCGGGGCGAACGCATCTCATGGATGCGACACCGATCACCCTCGGCCAAGAGTTCTCTGGCTACGCGAGTGCGACTCGAAAGGCGATCGCTCGTATTGAGATCGCCAAGGACGATGTGGGAGAAGTTCCGCTCGGCGGAACGGCGGTCGGGACGGGGTTGAATGCGCCGCCGGGATTCGCTGATGGCGTCTTGCGGTTGCTGCGAGAGCGGCTTGAGGTACCGATTCGAGAGGCAGCCAACCACTTCGAGGCGCACGGTGCGCGAGACGGTATCGTGGCGCTGTCGGGTTCGCTCAAGACGCTTGCCATGGGGTACTACAAGCTAGCGAACGATCTACGTTGGATGTCGTCCGGACCCCGTTGTGGAC
The Ferrimicrobium sp. genome window above contains:
- a CDS encoding class II fumarate hydratase; this translates as MTEGMRIEHDSMGEIEVPASALWGAQTQRAVQNFPISGQRLPMSLIRGLVWVKWAAAKTNAQLGILEPSISEAIVGACEDVLEGAYDDQFPIDIYQTGSGTSSNMNVNEVIAHLASERLGREVRPNDHVNASQSSNDVFPTALHLGVLLELDNALLPALGRLADGLDAKTVEFAEVVKSGRTHLMDATPITLGQEFSGYASATRKAIARIEIAKDDVGEVPLGGTAVGTGLNAPPGFADGVLRLLRERLEVPIREAANHFEAHGARDGIVALSGSLKTLAMGYYKLANDLRWMSSGPRCGLGEIHLPDLQPGSSIMPGKVNPVVPEAMCQVVARVIGNDATIAFGGAAGNFELNVMQPIIGVAVLDSIAIMGSIADAMVDKCVSGIAPNVERCRTYALSSPSIGTSLNPYIGYEQAAKVIKESLATDKDLRTVVLEKGLLTEAEVDKALDVMAMTRGGIIR